The following proteins come from a genomic window of Heyndrickxia acidicola:
- a CDS encoding ABC transporter ATP-binding protein, producing MEIEKGEFVSIIGASGSGKSTLFKVISGLLEPSDGEIVLSNGTPDKRLGNIGYMPQKDLLLPWRTVTENIMLPLEISKVNKKEKQAEIREWLSKFDLLSFEHAYPHELSGGMRQRVAFLRSLISAKDLLLLDEPFGALDSLTKRKVHKWLLDLWEDLQKTILFITHDLEEAILLSDRIYILPKENGKPLKEVKVYFKRPRSPEIIYQSEFIHVRKELECLINDED from the coding sequence ATGGAGATTGAGAAAGGGGAATTTGTATCCATCATTGGAGCCAGCGGTTCTGGGAAAAGCACTTTGTTTAAAGTGATTTCAGGTTTACTGGAGCCGTCAGATGGAGAGATTGTTCTTTCAAACGGGACACCGGATAAACGTTTAGGGAATATTGGTTATATGCCGCAAAAAGACTTGCTTTTACCTTGGAGAACGGTGACGGAAAATATTATGCTTCCATTGGAAATATCCAAAGTGAATAAAAAGGAGAAGCAAGCTGAAATCAGGGAATGGCTGTCTAAATTTGATTTACTTTCTTTTGAACATGCCTATCCACACGAGCTCTCAGGGGGAATGAGACAGCGTGTCGCTTTTTTAAGATCCCTCATTTCGGCAAAAGATCTTTTGCTGTTAGATGAACCTTTTGGAGCACTGGATTCTTTGACGAAGCGAAAAGTGCATAAATGGCTTTTGGATTTATGGGAGGATCTCCAAAAAACAATCCTATTTATTACGCATGACTTAGAAGAAGCCATTTTACTCAGTGATCGTATTTATATCCTGCCTAAAGAAAATGGAAAGCCATTAAAGGAAGTGAAAGTGTATTTTAAAAGACCAAGAAGTCCGGAAATCATCTATCAGTCTGAATTTATTCATGTAAGAAAAGAATTGGAGTGTCTGATTAATGATGAAGACTAA